A segment of the Rana temporaria unplaced genomic scaffold, aRanTem1.1, whole genome shotgun sequence genome:
aattacatcttcctcgctgaccggtgcaaggggctccgttccttccatggatccatccatttcgtccagccccagcaggtcagctatcagctccctccgtggtctgttgctcgCGCTCCTACcatgactctccaatagatcttttagtgtggatcttttcagcctggcgtactgcgactccattcagcacttgctctttggataaaaggaccatcccaccgctgccaaccaatgtaacagctacccaagtagtgtgagggtctcagccgttggagacgtccttttccctggcaagctgcgatatgcaggtaccgccggtatatcccatcgaacgcccttccaagaaacgagacgggctacgtttgcagagtcaagcaggactgacttttaatgccacatttttcttccttatatctggttacaaactgtacagaaacaaatgacactcccccccccccaggggggacttcaatacacatcctttgaaacaatgacatttccttgagccaatcagctgctagacgttttggctcctacTTAGctcgatcagacaatagaattcaattaacctttaaaacaattatcactcacacataatccccatcagcatacacctcacagggggctgttacctacacaaagagagttcattagctatgcaaagggtacattagcaattagcagtgaaagagacttgtccaattaaccctttgagctcagaatacaatgtggtacatccaattgtgacaagccatgcagttccttgtagtcctccctgcatgaagattatcgatgtcccggcagcatgcataggtctgTTACAGACCATATAGGGGTGCCAGGAAAGAACAGTATGGGGCCAGGACAAAACAGTGAAGGGGCCAGGGGGAACAGTGCAGGGGGACATGAGGGGACAGTACAGAgggccaggagggaacagtacaggggggggcatGAGGGAACCATAAAGGGGAGCCAGGAGAGAACCGTGTGGGAGGACAGGAGTAAACAGTATAGGCGGGCAAGGAGGGAACAGTATAGGGGGGTCAGGAGAGAACAGTACAGGGGGCAATGAGAAAAATGTACATGGAGCCCAAAAAAGAGACGTATAGAAGTCCAGGAGGAAACATTATAGTACAGGGGGGCAGGAAAGAAAAGTATAGTACAGGGGGGCAGGAGGGAAAAGTATAGTACAGGGGGGCGAGAGAGAAAAGTATAGTACAGGGGGGCGGGAGAGAAATGTATAGTACAGGGGGGCAGGAGGGAAAAGTATAGtacaggggggcaggagagaaaaGTATAGTACAGGGGGGCGAGAGAGAAAAGTATAGTACAGGGGGGCGGGAGAGAAAAGTATAGTACAGGGGGGCGAAAGAGAAAAGTATAGTACAGGGGGGCGGGAGAGAAAAGTATAGTACAGGGGGGCAGGAGGGAAAAATAAAGGGAACCCAGGAGAGAAATTGATAGGCCCTCTTAATTTCTCTCCTGGGCTCACTGACCAGTTCCCTCCTGGCCCCCCCTACGCGATGCTTTTCTCTCCTGGCACCCCTATATtgatgtagcggtacccccgtaggggctgctgaAAGCTCTGGTCCACCTTTCACTCTGCCCAGCCTGCCATTCCCTTCCCAATCACTTGTGGAAATGAACAATtcatgttcttgtttttttttgtacttttattgagggatttgaacttggatagggatgggaatATATGGGATGCCCAGTAGAATTATAGAACAGTCAGTTTGGGACAGAACTCTTTGTACCAAACACTTCTCCAAACTCCTCCTGCACAACACTTGTTTGCAGACTATcactctctcttcctcctgcacaaCACTTGACTCCAGGTACAGCAAGTACATGATTGGGCCCAACACTGACTCAGGAATTGCCATTTGTGGGCAGGGACCATGGGCCCCTTTTTATATAGTAGAATAGAAagtatagcctagagaatgtacagacccccctttcagcacagatggaccccccttcagcacagacccctccattcagcacagatggaccccaccccttcaacacagactcccccattctgcacagacccctccattcagcacagaccccccattccacacatacccctccattcagcacagacccccctttcaACACAGATGTATCCtatttaagcacagacccccccattcagcacagatggaccccccttcagtacagacccccgattcagcacaaacccccctttcagcacaggcgaacaccccctccccccatcccattgagtacctcagatcagccatcagtgcagcgcaggcacagcaggttccctccccctgtgtacacataaacactggagggggaggcagcttcactctgcttgctgtgcctgtgtgacatccggcctggGACCGATCAGACAGCCCACGGCcgtgagactcttcaacaccttctcgattttccagggggggtcaattgcccccccttgccctatggagcggacgcccatgactgTTTACTAGATTTTTTGAGGTGTGgctgtatcccattgttctattgtttctgtctgccttgggagcaacctattatgggatgtatatGTGGATTAGCACCTAGTCACGAGGGTGGGATTTCTCCTGCCACCCTTCCTAAAGGCCGTCTGTGTGTCTCTTGTTACGGAATGTAGTTTACCCAAGATTTACACAAGAGACACACAGACCGCCTTTAGGAAGGGTTGCAGGAGAAATCTCCCCTTGTCTCTAGCTGCTAATCCACatatacatcccataataggttgctcccaaggcagacagaaacaatagaacaatgggatacatCCACACCTCAAACGATCTCGTAAAGAGAGGCCAAGCTCATACAATATTCCACCAGTCGGAAAGGTTGAATTAATTTATCTTCATATATTTCCTGAGGGATATTGTTCAGAAATGTTACTGTCCCAATTGAAAGAGCCCCTTCATTCTTTCAACACAAACCCGACATATAGAACCCTGGATAACAGGCGTAACACGAAATTCTGAGTCCGGTGTGGTTAGGACAGACCCGACTGGGGTTcttggtcaccctgtgcccccaaTAGAGACAGGGTCCCTAACACAAAAGAGGGGCTGAGGGAGCTGGGCAAGGATTTTCCAGAGCTCTCTAAGGTAAGttgggttccacaagccccccacccaaagtgactcccatcACAGGGTCACAACTCCTTTGGTCAACATCCTGCTTGTACACAAGATGACCAGGCCACATTCTCCTTGTGACAGACCCAaacgggacaggggcttttggagaggactgcagggtggcctcttgcctactgactatgggtcCTGGTTTTAAGGGAACACTACTCTTTGGGAGATATCTGCCTGGGGGACCCTTGCTTCAGATTCAAGTCCACATttccccaaaacacacagacttTGCGAACTGGAGGGCCCATATACATATTTGGGGTCTCTATGCCCAAACAGGCAAAGACTGCTTTAGACTGTGAGACTTAGATCAGATGTTAATATGATCAGCTCAAATCAACCTAATACTAGGGCCTCCTGCTATAATCTGTTTATTAATATGTAATGTGTCTTTCTGTTAAGTACATCGCtcccattgtgtgcctcctaggtgtgcATTCCCATTTTTAATTGAGTTAATtaagtcacctattgtttctggcTGTTGGCTAATTTGGCAAACTTTTGGAGGTTTCTACATTATGGTATCAGTCTGGTGTCAACTCTACCTCGTCATCCAACCATTGTGTGATGATTTGGGTAAACATTTGGTTTTATTGTTCATGTGGTGACTGACCTACCTTTGAAGTGTATAAAAACCTGTATTTCCTTTCAATAAACAGTCATACCTTTGGTTCTATCCCGACATCTTGTCTGTGTACGATGCTTGGGGTAAAGGGCTGGTATTAGCTCTGATTTTATGCTCTTACTTTCTCTTTCTTATCTTCTTGCAGCTGTGATCACCTGATAGGACCAGAATGAGGACATCGTCCAGAAACATGTTCTGCACATTGTCTGTATTTGTGGGCGTTGCTGTCATTTATTACTCCTACCATATAGAAATCAGACATCAGAAGACAAGATCTCAGGAACTTCCCATTGCCACAGACACCATCACAGCTCTGGATAATCGAACATTTATCATCTCTCCGTATTATGAGCCTAGACTTGGCCAATCAGTCCGGGTCATCGCCATCCTCCATGTGTCTGTGAAAGAACTCTACTGTATCTTCCATTGTTCCTCCAATCAGAATGTCTTCATCAGGGCACAAATAGATCTTCATGGTGACAGATTTGGGTTCCCGTATGGAACAGCAGATCTTCTATGTGCAGAACCTTCTGGGTGTGATTACACTTATATGTCTTTCTCTTCAACTATCTCCACAAATACAGGTCAGAGTATCCTATTTGAGGTCAGGAACCGTCCACCACAGCCAATCTCCTCCAATTTCACCGTCTGTATCTCTACTTTGTTTGGAAACTACAACAATGTCCTCCAGATGATCCAGAGTATTGAGATGTACAAGATTCTGGGGGCCTCTAGAGTCACAATCTATACAACCAACTGTTCCCGGAATGTAGATAAGGTGTTACGTCATTACATTGATGAAGGAACTCTAGAGGTGGTGCCATGGCCAATAGACCGCCATCTTCAGACATCGAAAAAATGGCGATTTTCCAAAGGACTCAAGGCTGAGATCGGATATTTCGGACAAACTGCATCCCTAAATGATTGTCTATACAGGAACATGTACAAAAGTAAGTTTGTTCTCCTCCATGACATTGATGAAATTATTCTTCCAGTCAAGGACTGGGACTGGTCATCCCTGATGGAGAATCTCCAGAATAAATTCCCAAATACAAGCGTCTTCCGCTTTGAGAGTCATCTCTTTCCCATTCCAGTCAACAATTCCGTATTTGACCTGTGGCCTCATGTTCCCGGGCTCAATATTCTCACTTACCGTCTCCGACACCCTAACAAGCCGAATAACTTCAATGCCCCCAAAATGATTGTGAATCCCAGAGACGTATTTCAAACCTCCATTCACATAGCTGAGACACGCAAACAAAAATCGTATATAGGAGAAGAGACGGCCATTCTCTTCCACTGTAAAACGAGGAACGATGACACCATCGAGGACCTCATTCCCGATGATAGGTTGATGAGATACAATCTGACCTTAGTGCCCAATGTAGATAAGGTGATCCAGAGACTTTTCCCTCAGCAatctcccctccccctgaaaaTCCTGTAATGTAAAGACTGGAATTGTGTCTACATGACTCCAAACTCAACATTTATCAATGAGTTTATAAGAACTTTTGTTCAGAAGACCCTTGTTCTACAACCCCAATTCAAGAAATGTTGGGGCGTTGTGTAaagtctacataaaaacagagggccagattcacagagacttacgccgacgtatctgttgatgcgccgtcgtaagtacaaatgtgcgccgtcgtatctatgcgctgattctctaaatcagatacgcctgaattgtggcaagatacgactgacgtaagtctcctacgccgtcgtatcttgggtgcatatttacgctggccgcaaggggcgcttccgttgatttacgcgtctaatatgtaaatgacctagatacaccgattcacgaacgtacttgcgcccgtcgcagtaagctacgccgtttacgtaaggcgtatgtccggcataaagataaaccaccaaatagctggtctaagtcgtgtagggtatggacgtcggaactgccgttggattttatgtcgtttgcgtaagtcgtacgtgaatggggctgggcgtaggttacgttcacgttgaaagcattgagccgacgtatcttagggagtatatgcaacgtgattctgagcatgcgccattcatacagccatgcatttacatggggtcacgattcattttaatacaccacgcccactacctgcctactttgaattaggtgggcttatgccggcctatttacgttacgccggcgtaaatatgggagcgagtgctttgtgaatactcagcttgcctctcaatgttacgtcggcgtatcgcatatgagatgcgctacgccggctcaaagatgcgccgatgtacctgaatctggcccagaatgcaaGAATTTACAAATCTCCTGAACCCAGAttgtattcacaatagaaaatacatcaaaaatgtataattttaagaTAAAAATAGTCATTTTgacattgatggcagcaacacatctcaaaaaagttgggggagggcaacaaaaagctgacAAAGAAAAGTTGGAGGAACATTTTTGCAACTAATCAGGTGAATTGGCAACAGGTGGGGTTTtcttggaattggggttgtaaagGGTGAGCTTGTGAATGTGAGCAATGTGAAGGGTCGTTATGAATGGACATTTATTGGATAGAGTTGTAGCGGTTGACGATGGCGTTGCGGACGTAACGTGACGCcgtgagggtgggaggtgccggagcgctcTATGGCAGCGAGGCAGCGTGTGTGCGGCGGGGATTCGAAAGATGCAGGAATCTGAGGGGATGTCAGAGCCCCGAAGCTAGCCCCGCGCTGCGCAGCGCGACCCTCCGCCAAGACCCAAAAGACCCCTGATGCAATCTGGAAGCAGGCGAACAGACGTCCGATTCCACAGACACGCTGCTCCGGGAGAGAACAGCGGAGGAAGACGGAGGAGGACGGAGCCGAGTGCGGGACGAGAAAAACAAGTCTAGTCGGGTCGGGTGAGACGCTCAGTAGAGCCGAGCAGGGTCGGTTGCtgcaccgacccccccccccccctgccctccaGCTATCTAGCCCAGACTGGGCTGACCCGGTTTGCATACATGTCAAACAGTAAGACAAATGCTGACAACCTGTGGCAGAGATCCATGAGGGAAAATAATTGATTTGTATGTTAATATGACACAGGAAAGATACGGAACCTGAAATTTAAAAAGGAACTGTAATTGATAAGATGGCCATATGGTGAAGCAGGTATTGATGTTCTTTTGTTGCATGAGGAGTAGAAATCTGCACTATTTGAAAAGCGGACACAGAATACAATATCTGCATACCATTGGTGCAGGATCCATAGGAGACTGTGAAATGCTGGTAAATTCTGGTGCTTAAGACGGGggatacattgaaaaaaaaaaaaaagtaggaaagcGTCGCTTGGACCCGTGGCCTCTCTTGTTGTATGAACATTACTGAGAATAGACCTGTCAGTATATGAGgaacgggagggagggaggaagataaACCCCTAAACTCCTAAAAACCTCCAAATATCCCCCTATACACAAGGAGAGCATCCCCCTCTGTCCTTTCTCAGTGCTCTGTTGttttctgcaggttttttttttttttttttttttttttcttagtgttcctattatttatttatatttgttgctGTGCTGATGCTGCTTGGTTGCCTACTCGCCTATCTGTGTAGCATTGTTACCTCTCAGAATATCCTAGAAAACCTCCAAATATCCCCCTATATACAAGGAGAGTGCTCCCCTCTGTCCTTTCTCagtgctctgctggtttttgcagatttTCTTTCTTAGTGTTCCTattacttatttatttgtatCGGTTGCTGTGCTGATGCTGCCCGGCTGCCTACTCGCCTATCTGTGTAGCATTGTTACTTCTTAGAATATCCTTGTAGTagggaaggggagggagacaggggaaggagaagggcagGAAGGAaatccccttaaaaaaaaaaaaaaaaaaaaataataataaaaaaataaaaattcgcaaaactggggaagagaataagACCCTCCAGCAATAGCAGGATGAATAGAACAACAACGAGGGGTGTTACCTCAAAACCAACTAAAAACAACTCAGGGAACAGTTctatacagcaatatatgacgcAGGAAGGGAGTCTCAAAAGCCCAGGGCTTGCAAAAAAGATTGATAAAAAGAAGAACGAAAGCAAAAAAGGAGTAAGTAGCATGGAAAGCTCTAAAGGTGAAATAACAATAGAAAGTGAGCAAGAGCTCCACAATTTGGAAGAGCAAGTCCAAGACATGCAACCGcctacaaaggcagagatgaacaCAATGCTGCTGAGGATGGAAAATGTTATCAGGACAGAAATTAATAAAGTAAGAACGGATCTTGGCGGGCTCCGCGAAAGAGTGGAagagactgagaaaaaaatagaggaACAGGATCAGGAAATAAATTACCTAAAAAAACAAGTAAGGGCGCTGAGCGACAGCCAAAGATTGGCGGCATATaggatagaggaccaggagaatcgcaacaggcgacagaacctgaGAATTAGAGCGATAGTAGAAGAAAAGGAGGAAGACCTGAGAACTATCATGAACACAATATTCAACCCTCTGCTTGAGAGGCCTGTACAATCAAAGCCCCTTAAGATAGAGAGAGTTCACCGAGTAGGGAACCCCCAACAGATAGAGAGGTACGGCCCAAGGGATGTTATCGTGCGATTCAGGAATTATGtcgataaagcagaaatctggggAAGACTCAGGGGGAAATCCCTGAGATATAGAGACACTGAGCTACAAATATTCTCCGATTTGTCCAAAGAAACGTTGGCAAGAAGAAGACATTTGAAACCCCTCTTAGACTTAATGCGGGCACATAATATAAaatatcaatgggggttcccggcttGCCTCATAGGCATAAAGGGCAGTAAAACAGCACGACTTAGGTTCCCGGAAGAATTAAATGAATTTTGTCATAAAATGGATTTAACAGCCCCAGAGTTGCCGGACTGGGTGGACTAGGTGACCTTCTTATAGCCCCGAGGTTGGAGGGGCTGGATTGGGGGGAGGAGGTGGGGTGGAGAGCTGATGGAGCGCCCTAGAGTACCACCACTAGTGAGGAGCCGTAGGTGAAGGAGAGGAGACAACCTATAGCGGCTCTCAGGCCAGGAATGGgccaggatgggggaggggggggaaatgggggggggaggggagggggggatttggagggaggagggaggggggatgggaggggggagtggggggtgggggtttggCAGAGAGACCATCTGACTGACTTCACAAGAAAATAttccaaacacttaaaaaaaaaaaaaaaagacatatgacagatgtcaagtttctctcatataatgtaaagggactaaattcccatactaaaagacacaaaattctctgtgaattaacacagtataaaacagatattgcttatcttcaagagacccatattactttggaatccaatataaagctctactcaacagaatacccgatatggtattatggggatacaatctcatcgcgatcccggggggttgctattggattcGCCCGTAGAATCCGATTCGCACTGGTGGATAGACAAACAGATCCGGAGGGGAGATTTCtgttcctgaaaataaaactgggaggagagatctataccctagctaatgtatacgcccccaatgtaaactcggttaaatatattagtaaaatcatgagaaaattaaaagaatttgaagagggccatgtagttttgatgggagatttcaatttctgtatgagcccaagcctcgatagtacgtcctgtgcacaggggacaaatcgtgagcaattaaaaatactgataaaacaaatgacacaaaatcaaatggtggatatatggcggatcctcaatccgagggcccgcgactacacgtttttctcacctgtgcatgggacgtactcgaggatcgactatgcCCTCGTAgaccacagacttctggagagggtgatagaagcaaggtgtgagatcatgacgttatcagaccacgcccctataaccttaaaaataaaaacttctatacaaaaagacactccaccagaatggagattggatgagagtctgctgggggacgaggaggtagtggagaggatacagaaagagttggaatgttattttcaggagaacgacaaggagggtatctcaagagcatccctttgggaggcccataaagcgtatataaggggaatctttattgtagaaggggcaaggaaaaacaaaataagaacgagtaaattaaaaacactaagggaggagatatatcggctagaacaggaacataagtcacaggggcaaaagagggaaatatttcataagttgagtataataagggatgaatatagagctctggcggaacaagaaactaagaaacatatagaccggacagagagagaaagatacgtctggggaaacaaacctagtaaaaatttggccagaatggtaagaaaaaagaaaactaggaattttatagaaaaaatcagaGACAGGAAGGGTGACTTAGtatatgcgacaaataaaatagcagaagtattccgGAGCTACTATGAAGAACTTTACGATATCCAACAAAAGATCAGGTGCCCACGTGAAAAAATGGACAAGAGTAGGGAAATACTACAGTTAGCTAATctcccaaaattagaagaagaggaggtagaagagatggaaggttcaataacggaacaggaaataagggaggccttaaaaaacactcctaaggggaaaagtcccgggccagatggctttacatctgcctacctacaAAAGTTCAGTACCATCTTAATCCCCAGACTCTGCCAATACTTCAATGGCCTTGGAACTGACTATGAAATGAGTAGAGAGGCTCTAACAGCAACGATTACTGtgatcaaaaaagagggaaaggataatacG
Coding sequences within it:
- the LOC120922013 gene encoding glycosyltransferase family 92 protein F13G3.3-like; protein product: MRTSSRNMFCTLSVFVGVAVIYYSYHIEIRHQKTRSQELPIATDTITALDNRTFIISPYYEPRLGQSVRVIAILHVSVKELYCIFHCSSNQNVFIRAQIDLHGDRFGFPYGTADLLCAEPSGCDYTYMSFSSTISTNTGQSILFEVRNRPPQPISSNFTVCISTLFGNYNNVLQMIQSIEMYKILGASRVTIYTTNCSRNVDKVLRHYIDEGTLEVVPWPIDRHLQTSKKWRFSKGLKAEIGYFGQTASLNDCLYRNMYKSKFVLLHDIDEIILPVKDWDWSSLMENLQNKFPNTSVFRFESHLFPIPVNNSVFDLWPHVPGLNILTYRLRHPNKPNNFNAPKMIVNPRDVFQTSIHIAETRKQKSYIGEETAILFHCKTRNDDTIEDLIPDDRLMRYNLTLVPNVDKVIQRLFPQQSPLPLKIL